In Erinaceus europaeus chromosome 10, mEriEur2.1, whole genome shotgun sequence, one DNA window encodes the following:
- the MEGF6 gene encoding multiple epidermal growth factor-like domains protein 6 isoform X1 yields the protein MQPPRARGLALLCCLGLLGGLGLVAGTHHHHSWRGCYPCRLGLAGHPVSARRPDVDECQVHNGGCQHQCVNTPGSYHCECQPGSRLHADGRTCLAMNSCTVGNGGCQHECVQLTTTQHRCQCRPDFQLQEDGKRCARRSPCADRNGGCMHTCQVSQGLAHCQCHAGYWLAADRKACEDVDECATGLARCAHGCLNTRGSFKCMCHAGYELGADGRQCYRIEMEIVNSCEVDNGGCSHVCSHSSTGPQCTCPSGYQLDEDRKTCIDVDDCARAPCCQQLCSNSPGGYECSCNAGYKLSPDGCSCDDVDECASGHGGCEHRCVNLAGSFRCSCKAGYQLDEDHRGCSSLELLEVDLDGQLPSVRPLPHVAVLQDELLRLFQDDYVASEEEAEARGQHMLKEKFVCLDASFGPDCSLTCDDCENGGTCLLSLDGCDCPDGWTGLICNETCPPDTYGKNCSLSCKCQNGGTCDPLTGACRCPLGVGGASCEDGCPKGFYGKHCHRKCRCAHHGRCHRLYGACLCDPGLYGRFCHLACPPWAFGPGCSEECQCEQRYTRACDPRDGRCSCKAGYQGQQCQDECQLGFFGPGCQHTCKCPLGVACDPISGACGKQCPAGLLGKDCELECPGGTFGVNCSGSCSCGGAPCDPVTGQCLCPPGRTGKDCGADCPQGHWGLGCQELCLACEHGATCEPKTGACLCPPGYVGTRCQEACPTGWFGPGCQTRCSCTNDGHCHPVTGHCSCAPGWTGLSCQRACDSGHWGPDCSHHCNCSAGQGSCEPISGQCLCEAGYEGLQCERRCPQGRFGPGCAQQCQCENGAACDHVSGVCTCLAGWRGTFCEQACPAGFFGLDCRGACACPPGTFCHPKNGTCFCPPGRQGPHCAQACPRGWFGEACAQRCECPPAAACHHITGECHCPPGITGASCEHACPPGTFGKNCSQQCQCSGHNQACHPTSGACTCAPGFHGPNCQQRCPPGLFGLGCEQQCECLNGGSCDAAMGTCHCLQGFLGANCSLACPHGRFGPNCVHVCRCGQGTPCDPVTGSCICPPGRTGTHCEHGCPRDRYGVNCEGVCTCKNGGLCHTADGSCSCRLGWTGPHCEQPCRPGYFGAACRLLCSCHNNGSCDPVSGACRCAPGFYGQACEHSCPHGFHGTGCQEACRCQHGALCHPISGQCLCPAGLLGQFCERECEPGSFGEGCLQQCDCQGNMPCDPVSGHCFCLPGRSGATCDLGCREGFFGPGCALPCGCGGGAGCDPVSGRCHCLDNHVGPTCQQGPSAPASLDTAEKH from the exons CCATGAACTCTTGCACCGTGGGCAACGGTGGCTGCCAGCATGAGTGTGTACAGCTCACAACCACCCAGCACCGCTGCCAGTGCCGGCCTGACTTCCAGCTGCAGGAAGATGGCAAGCGCTGTGCCC GGAGAAGCCCGTGTGCTGATCGGAATGGTGGCTGCATGCACACCTGCCAGGTATCCCAGGGCCTCGCCCACTGCCAATGCCACGCTGGCTACTGGCTGGCCGCCGACCGCAAGGCCTGTGAAG ATGTGGATGAATGTGCCACGGGCCTGGCCCGGTGTGCCCATGGCTGCCTCAACACTCGGGGGTCCTTTAAGTGCATGTGCCATGCAGGCTATGAGCTGGGTGCTGATGGCCGGCAGTGTTACC GGATCGAGATGGAGATCGTGAACAGCTGTGAGGTAGACAATGGTGGCTGTTCCCATGTCTGCAGCCACAGTAGCACGGGGCCCCAGTGTACCTGCCCCTCTGGCTACCAGCTGGATGAGGACCGGAAGACCTGCATTG ATGTGGATGACTGTGCCAGGGCCCCATGTTGCCAGCAGCTGTGCAGCAACAGCCCCGGAGGGTACGAATGCAGCTGCAATGCTGGCTACAAGCTCAGCCCCGACGGATGTAGCTGTGATG ATGTGGATGAGTGTGCCTCAGGCCATGGAGGATGTGAGCATCGTTGCGTGAACCTGGCTGGCTCCTTCCGGTGCTCCTGCAAGGCAGGCTACCAGCTGGATGAAGACCATAGGGGGTGCTCCT CTCTGGAACTGCTAGAGGTGGACCTGGATGGCCAGCTGCCCTCGGTGCGGCCTCTTCCGCACGTGGCTGTGCTGCAGGATGAGCTTCTCAGGCTCTTCCAGGATGATTATGTGGCAtctgaggaggaggcagaggcccGGGGCCAACACATGCTGAAAGAGAAGTTCG TCTGTCTGGATGCTTCCTTTGGTCCTGACTGTAGCCTGACCTGTGATGACTGTGAGAATGGAGGGACCTGCCTCCTCAGTCTGGATGGCTGTGACTGCCCTGATGGCTGGACGGGCCTTATCTGCAATGAGA CTTGTCCTCCAGATACCTATGGAAAGAACTGCAGCCTTTCCTGCAAATGCCAGAACGGGGGTACCTGTGACCCCTTGACAGGGGCTTGCCGCTGTCCCCTGGGAGTCGGTGGGGCCAGCTGTGAGGACG GCTGCCCCAAGGGCTTCTATGGCAAACACTGCCACAGGAAGTGCCGCTGTGCCCACCATGGTCGCTGCCACCGCCTCTACGGGGCCTGCCTCTGTGACCCTGGTCTCTATGGCCGTTTCTGCCACCTGG CCTGCCCACCGTGGGCCTTTGGACCTGGCTGCTCAGAGGAGTGCCAGTGTGAACAGCGCTACACAAGGGCATGTGACCCCAGGGACGGCCGCTGCTCCTGCAAGGCAGGCTACCAGGGGCAGCAGTGCCAGGATG AGTGCCAGCTGGGTTTCTTTGGGCCTGGGTGCCAACACACATGCAAGTGCCCTCTGGGCGTGGCCTGTGACCCCATCAGTGGAGCATGTGGGAAGCAGTGTCCTGCTGGGCTACTGGGGAAGGACTGTGAGCTAG AGTGCCCTGGGGGAACATTTGGTGTGAACTGCTCAGGCTCCTGTTCCTGTGGTGGGGCCCCCTGTGACCCAGTCACTGGCCAGTGCCTGTGTCCACCAGGCAGGACTGGAAAGGACTGTGGGGCAG ACTGTCCCCAGGGCCACTGGGGGcttggctgccaggagctctgTCTAGCGTGTGAGCATGGAGCCACCTGTGAGCCCAAGACAGGAGCCTGCCTGTGCCCACCTGGATATGTGGGCACCCGCTGCCAGGAAG CATGCCCAACAGGCTGGTTTGGGCCTGGCTGCCAGACCAGGTGCTCATGCACCAATGACGGGCATTGCCACCCAGTGACTGGACACTGCAGCTGTGCCCCTGGGTGGACTGGCCTTAGCTGCCAGAGAG CATGTGACAGTGGGCACTGGGGACCAGACTGCAGCCACCACTGCAACTGCAGTGCCGGCCAGGGGAGCTGTGAGCCCATCAGTGGACAATGCTTGTGTGAGGCCGGCTACGAGGGCCTGCAGTGTGAGCGCC GGTGTCCCCAGGGCCGCTTCGGACCTGGTTGTGCACAGCAGTGCCAGTGTGAGAATGGGGCTGCCTGTGACCATGTGAGTGGGGTATGCACCTGTCTGGCCGGCTGGCGGGGAACCTTCTGTGAGCAAG CCTGCCCAGCTGGCTTCTTTGGACTGGACTGCCGTGGAGCCTGTGCCTGCCCCCCTGGGACTTTTTGCCACCCCAAGAATGGCACCTGCTTCTGTCCCCCTGGTCGCCAGGGCCCCCACTGTGCCCAAG CCTGTCCAAGGGGGTGGTTTGGAGAGGCCTGTGCCCAGCGCTGTGAGTGCCCACCTGCTGCTGCCTGCCACCACATCACTGGGGAGTGCCACTGTCCCCCAGGCATCACTGGAGCCAGCTGTGAGCATG cctgcccaCCAGGCACCTTTGGAAAGAACTGCAGCCAGCAGTGCCAGTGCTCTGGTCATAACCAGGCCTGCCACCCCACCTCGGGAGCCTGCACCTGTGCCCCCGGCTTCCATGGCCCCAACTGCCAGCAGC GGTGCCCACCAGGGCTATTTGGTCTGGGCTGTGAGCAGCAGTGTGAGTGTCTCAATGGAGGCTCTTGTGATGCTGCCATGGGTACCTGCCACTGCCTGCAGGGCTTCCTGGGGGCCAACTGCAGCCTTg CCTGTCCACATGGCCGCTTCGGTCCCAACTGTGTCCACGTGTGCAGGTGTGGGCAGGGGACTCCCTGTGACCCTGTGACGGGGTCCTGCATCTGCCCCCCTGGGAGGACTGGCACCCACTGTGAGCATG gatgcCCCCGAGACCGATACGGCGTGAACTGTGAGGGTGTCTGCACCTGCAAGAATGGGGGCCTGTGCCACACTGCTGATGGCAGCTGCTCTTGCAGACTGGGTTGGACGGGGCCCCACTGTGAGCAAC CCTGCCGTCCTGGGTACTTTGGGGCTGCCTGCCGCCTGCTCTGCTCCTGTCACAACAATGGTAGCTGTGACCCTGTCTCGGGTGCCTGCCGCTGTGCCCCTGGCTTCTACGGCCAGGCCTGCGAGCACT CCTGTCCCCATGGCTTCCATGGGACTGGCTGCcaggaggcctgcaggtgtcagCATGGGGCCCTCTGCCACCCCATCAGCGGCCAGTGCCTCTGCCCCGCTGGCCTGCTTGGCCAGTTCTGTGAGAGGG AGTGTGAGCCTGGCTCATTTGGAGAAGGCTGCCTTCAGCAGTGTGACTGCCAGGGGAACATGCCCTGTGACCCTGTCTCCGGCCACTGCTTCTGCCTGCCAGGGCGTTCAGGGGCCACCTGTGACCTTG GCTGCAGAGAGGGCTTCTTCGGGCCAGGCTGTGCCCTGCCCTGTGGCTGTGGGGGTGGAGCAGGCTGTGACCCTGTGAGTGGACGGTGCCACTGCTTGGACAACCACGTGGGGCCCACATGCCAGCAAG GGCCTTCAGCTCCAGCCTCCCTCGACACGGCAGAGAAGCACTAG
- the MEGF6 gene encoding multiple epidermal growth factor-like domains protein 6 isoform X3 — translation MQPPRARGLALLCCLGLLGGLGLVAGTHHHHSWRGCYPCRLGLAGHPVSARRPDVDECQVHNGGCQHQCVNTPGSYHCECQPGSRLHADGRTCLAMNSCTVGNGGCQHECVQLTTTQHRCQCRPDFQLQEDGKRCARRSPCADRNGGCMHTCQVSQGLAHCQCHAGYWLAADRKACEDVDECATGLARCAHGCLNTRGSFKCMCHAGYELGADGRQCYRIEMEIVNSCEVDNGGCSHVCSHSSTGPQCTCPSGYQLDEDRKTCIDVDDCARAPCCQQLCSNSPGGYECSCNAGYKLSPDGCSCDDVDECASGHGGCEHRCVNLAGSFRCSCKAGYQLDEDHRGCSSLELLEVDLDGQLPSVRPLPHVAVLQDELLRLFQDDYVASEEEAEARGQHMLKEKFVCLDASFGPDCSLTCDDCENGGTCLLSLDGCDCPDGWTGLICNETCPPDTYGKNCSLSCKCQNGGTCDPLTGACRCPLGVGGASCEDGCPKGFYGKHCHRKCRCAHHGRCHRLYGACLCDPGLYGRFCHLACPPWAFGPGCSEECQCEQRYTRACDPRDGRCSCKAGYQGQQCQDECQLGFFGPGCQHTCKCPLGVACDPISGACGKQCPAGLLGKDCELECPGGTFGVNCSGSCSCGGAPCDPVTGQCLCPPGRTGKDCGAACPTGWFGPGCQTRCSCTNDGHCHPVTGHCSCAPGWTGLSCQRACDSGHWGPDCSHHCNCSAGQGSCEPISGQCLCEAGYEGLQCERRCPQGRFGPGCAQQCQCENGAACDHVSGVCTCLAGWRGTFCEQACPAGFFGLDCRGACACPPGTFCHPKNGTCFCPPGRQGPHCAQACPRGWFGEACAQRCECPPAAACHHITGECHCPPGITGASCEHACPPGTFGKNCSQQCQCSGHNQACHPTSGACTCAPGFHGPNCQQRCPPGLFGLGCEQQCECLNGGSCDAAMGTCHCLQGFLGANCSLACPHGRFGPNCVHVCRCGQGTPCDPVTGSCICPPGRTGTHCEHGCPRDRYGVNCEGVCTCKNGGLCHTADGSCSCRLGWTGPHCEQPCRPGYFGAACRLLCSCHNNGSCDPVSGACRCAPGFYGQACEHSCPHGFHGTGCQEACRCQHGALCHPISGQCLCPAGLLGQFCERECEPGSFGEGCLQQCDCQGNMPCDPVSGHCFCLPGRSGATCDLGCREGFFGPGCALPCGCGGGAGCDPVSGRCHCLDNHVGPTCQQGPSAPASLDTAEKH, via the exons CCATGAACTCTTGCACCGTGGGCAACGGTGGCTGCCAGCATGAGTGTGTACAGCTCACAACCACCCAGCACCGCTGCCAGTGCCGGCCTGACTTCCAGCTGCAGGAAGATGGCAAGCGCTGTGCCC GGAGAAGCCCGTGTGCTGATCGGAATGGTGGCTGCATGCACACCTGCCAGGTATCCCAGGGCCTCGCCCACTGCCAATGCCACGCTGGCTACTGGCTGGCCGCCGACCGCAAGGCCTGTGAAG ATGTGGATGAATGTGCCACGGGCCTGGCCCGGTGTGCCCATGGCTGCCTCAACACTCGGGGGTCCTTTAAGTGCATGTGCCATGCAGGCTATGAGCTGGGTGCTGATGGCCGGCAGTGTTACC GGATCGAGATGGAGATCGTGAACAGCTGTGAGGTAGACAATGGTGGCTGTTCCCATGTCTGCAGCCACAGTAGCACGGGGCCCCAGTGTACCTGCCCCTCTGGCTACCAGCTGGATGAGGACCGGAAGACCTGCATTG ATGTGGATGACTGTGCCAGGGCCCCATGTTGCCAGCAGCTGTGCAGCAACAGCCCCGGAGGGTACGAATGCAGCTGCAATGCTGGCTACAAGCTCAGCCCCGACGGATGTAGCTGTGATG ATGTGGATGAGTGTGCCTCAGGCCATGGAGGATGTGAGCATCGTTGCGTGAACCTGGCTGGCTCCTTCCGGTGCTCCTGCAAGGCAGGCTACCAGCTGGATGAAGACCATAGGGGGTGCTCCT CTCTGGAACTGCTAGAGGTGGACCTGGATGGCCAGCTGCCCTCGGTGCGGCCTCTTCCGCACGTGGCTGTGCTGCAGGATGAGCTTCTCAGGCTCTTCCAGGATGATTATGTGGCAtctgaggaggaggcagaggcccGGGGCCAACACATGCTGAAAGAGAAGTTCG TCTGTCTGGATGCTTCCTTTGGTCCTGACTGTAGCCTGACCTGTGATGACTGTGAGAATGGAGGGACCTGCCTCCTCAGTCTGGATGGCTGTGACTGCCCTGATGGCTGGACGGGCCTTATCTGCAATGAGA CTTGTCCTCCAGATACCTATGGAAAGAACTGCAGCCTTTCCTGCAAATGCCAGAACGGGGGTACCTGTGACCCCTTGACAGGGGCTTGCCGCTGTCCCCTGGGAGTCGGTGGGGCCAGCTGTGAGGACG GCTGCCCCAAGGGCTTCTATGGCAAACACTGCCACAGGAAGTGCCGCTGTGCCCACCATGGTCGCTGCCACCGCCTCTACGGGGCCTGCCTCTGTGACCCTGGTCTCTATGGCCGTTTCTGCCACCTGG CCTGCCCACCGTGGGCCTTTGGACCTGGCTGCTCAGAGGAGTGCCAGTGTGAACAGCGCTACACAAGGGCATGTGACCCCAGGGACGGCCGCTGCTCCTGCAAGGCAGGCTACCAGGGGCAGCAGTGCCAGGATG AGTGCCAGCTGGGTTTCTTTGGGCCTGGGTGCCAACACACATGCAAGTGCCCTCTGGGCGTGGCCTGTGACCCCATCAGTGGAGCATGTGGGAAGCAGTGTCCTGCTGGGCTACTGGGGAAGGACTGTGAGCTAG AGTGCCCTGGGGGAACATTTGGTGTGAACTGCTCAGGCTCCTGTTCCTGTGGTGGGGCCCCCTGTGACCCAGTCACTGGCCAGTGCCTGTGTCCACCAGGCAGGACTGGAAAGGACTGTGGGGCAG CATGCCCAACAGGCTGGTTTGGGCCTGGCTGCCAGACCAGGTGCTCATGCACCAATGACGGGCATTGCCACCCAGTGACTGGACACTGCAGCTGTGCCCCTGGGTGGACTGGCCTTAGCTGCCAGAGAG CATGTGACAGTGGGCACTGGGGACCAGACTGCAGCCACCACTGCAACTGCAGTGCCGGCCAGGGGAGCTGTGAGCCCATCAGTGGACAATGCTTGTGTGAGGCCGGCTACGAGGGCCTGCAGTGTGAGCGCC GGTGTCCCCAGGGCCGCTTCGGACCTGGTTGTGCACAGCAGTGCCAGTGTGAGAATGGGGCTGCCTGTGACCATGTGAGTGGGGTATGCACCTGTCTGGCCGGCTGGCGGGGAACCTTCTGTGAGCAAG CCTGCCCAGCTGGCTTCTTTGGACTGGACTGCCGTGGAGCCTGTGCCTGCCCCCCTGGGACTTTTTGCCACCCCAAGAATGGCACCTGCTTCTGTCCCCCTGGTCGCCAGGGCCCCCACTGTGCCCAAG CCTGTCCAAGGGGGTGGTTTGGAGAGGCCTGTGCCCAGCGCTGTGAGTGCCCACCTGCTGCTGCCTGCCACCACATCACTGGGGAGTGCCACTGTCCCCCAGGCATCACTGGAGCCAGCTGTGAGCATG cctgcccaCCAGGCACCTTTGGAAAGAACTGCAGCCAGCAGTGCCAGTGCTCTGGTCATAACCAGGCCTGCCACCCCACCTCGGGAGCCTGCACCTGTGCCCCCGGCTTCCATGGCCCCAACTGCCAGCAGC GGTGCCCACCAGGGCTATTTGGTCTGGGCTGTGAGCAGCAGTGTGAGTGTCTCAATGGAGGCTCTTGTGATGCTGCCATGGGTACCTGCCACTGCCTGCAGGGCTTCCTGGGGGCCAACTGCAGCCTTg CCTGTCCACATGGCCGCTTCGGTCCCAACTGTGTCCACGTGTGCAGGTGTGGGCAGGGGACTCCCTGTGACCCTGTGACGGGGTCCTGCATCTGCCCCCCTGGGAGGACTGGCACCCACTGTGAGCATG gatgcCCCCGAGACCGATACGGCGTGAACTGTGAGGGTGTCTGCACCTGCAAGAATGGGGGCCTGTGCCACACTGCTGATGGCAGCTGCTCTTGCAGACTGGGTTGGACGGGGCCCCACTGTGAGCAAC CCTGCCGTCCTGGGTACTTTGGGGCTGCCTGCCGCCTGCTCTGCTCCTGTCACAACAATGGTAGCTGTGACCCTGTCTCGGGTGCCTGCCGCTGTGCCCCTGGCTTCTACGGCCAGGCCTGCGAGCACT CCTGTCCCCATGGCTTCCATGGGACTGGCTGCcaggaggcctgcaggtgtcagCATGGGGCCCTCTGCCACCCCATCAGCGGCCAGTGCCTCTGCCCCGCTGGCCTGCTTGGCCAGTTCTGTGAGAGGG AGTGTGAGCCTGGCTCATTTGGAGAAGGCTGCCTTCAGCAGTGTGACTGCCAGGGGAACATGCCCTGTGACCCTGTCTCCGGCCACTGCTTCTGCCTGCCAGGGCGTTCAGGGGCCACCTGTGACCTTG GCTGCAGAGAGGGCTTCTTCGGGCCAGGCTGTGCCCTGCCCTGTGGCTGTGGGGGTGGAGCAGGCTGTGACCCTGTGAGTGGACGGTGCCACTGCTTGGACAACCACGTGGGGCCCACATGCCAGCAAG GGCCTTCAGCTCCAGCCTCCCTCGACACGGCAGAGAAGCACTAG
- the MEGF6 gene encoding multiple epidermal growth factor-like domains protein 6 isoform X6: MQPPRARGLALLCCLGLLGGLGLVAGTHHHHSWRGCYPCRLGLAGHPVSARRPDVDECQVHNGGCQHQCVNTPGSYHCECQPGSRLHADGRTCLAMNSCTVGNGGCQHECVQLTTTQHRCQCRPDFQLQEDGKRCARRSPCADRNGGCMHTCQVSQGLAHCQCHAGYWLAADRKACEDVDDCARAPCCQQLCSNSPGGYECSCNAGYKLSPDGCSCDDVDECASGHGGCEHRCVNLAGSFRCSCKAGYQLDEDHRGCSSLELLEVDLDGQLPSVRPLPHVAVLQDELLRLFQDDYVASEEEAEARGQHMLKEKFVCLDASFGPDCSLTCDDCENGGTCLLSLDGCDCPDGWTGLICNETCPPDTYGKNCSLSCKCQNGGTCDPLTGACRCPLGVGGASCEDGCPKGFYGKHCHRKCRCAHHGRCHRLYGACLCDPGLYGRFCHLACPPWAFGPGCSEECQCEQRYTRACDPRDGRCSCKAGYQGQQCQDECQLGFFGPGCQHTCKCPLGVACDPISGACGKQCPAGLLGKDCELECPGGTFGVNCSGSCSCGGAPCDPVTGQCLCPPGRTGKDCGADCPQGHWGLGCQELCLACEHGATCEPKTGACLCPPGYVGTRCQEACPTGWFGPGCQTRCSCTNDGHCHPVTGHCSCAPGWTGLSCQRACDSGHWGPDCSHHCNCSAGQGSCEPISGQCLCEAGYEGLQCERRCPQGRFGPGCAQQCQCENGAACDHVSGVCTCLAGWRGTFCEQACPAGFFGLDCRGACACPPGTFCHPKNGTCFCPPGRQGPHCAQACPRGWFGEACAQRCECPPAAACHHITGECHCPPGITGASCEHACPPGTFGKNCSQQCQCSGHNQACHPTSGACTCAPGFHGPNCQQRCPPGLFGLGCEQQCECLNGGSCDAAMGTCHCLQGFLGANCSLACPHGRFGPNCVHVCRCGQGTPCDPVTGSCICPPGRTGTHCEHGCPRDRYGVNCEGVCTCKNGGLCHTADGSCSCRLGWTGPHCEQPCRPGYFGAACRLLCSCHNNGSCDPVSGACRCAPGFYGQACEHSCPHGFHGTGCQEACRCQHGALCHPISGQCLCPAGLLGQFCERECEPGSFGEGCLQQCDCQGNMPCDPVSGHCFCLPGRSGATCDLGCREGFFGPGCALPCGCGGGAGCDPVSGRCHCLDNHVGPTCQQGPSAPASLDTAEKH; the protein is encoded by the exons CCATGAACTCTTGCACCGTGGGCAACGGTGGCTGCCAGCATGAGTGTGTACAGCTCACAACCACCCAGCACCGCTGCCAGTGCCGGCCTGACTTCCAGCTGCAGGAAGATGGCAAGCGCTGTGCCC GGAGAAGCCCGTGTGCTGATCGGAATGGTGGCTGCATGCACACCTGCCAGGTATCCCAGGGCCTCGCCCACTGCCAATGCCACGCTGGCTACTGGCTGGCCGCCGACCGCAAGGCCTGTGAAG ATGTGGATGACTGTGCCAGGGCCCCATGTTGCCAGCAGCTGTGCAGCAACAGCCCCGGAGGGTACGAATGCAGCTGCAATGCTGGCTACAAGCTCAGCCCCGACGGATGTAGCTGTGATG ATGTGGATGAGTGTGCCTCAGGCCATGGAGGATGTGAGCATCGTTGCGTGAACCTGGCTGGCTCCTTCCGGTGCTCCTGCAAGGCAGGCTACCAGCTGGATGAAGACCATAGGGGGTGCTCCT CTCTGGAACTGCTAGAGGTGGACCTGGATGGCCAGCTGCCCTCGGTGCGGCCTCTTCCGCACGTGGCTGTGCTGCAGGATGAGCTTCTCAGGCTCTTCCAGGATGATTATGTGGCAtctgaggaggaggcagaggcccGGGGCCAACACATGCTGAAAGAGAAGTTCG TCTGTCTGGATGCTTCCTTTGGTCCTGACTGTAGCCTGACCTGTGATGACTGTGAGAATGGAGGGACCTGCCTCCTCAGTCTGGATGGCTGTGACTGCCCTGATGGCTGGACGGGCCTTATCTGCAATGAGA CTTGTCCTCCAGATACCTATGGAAAGAACTGCAGCCTTTCCTGCAAATGCCAGAACGGGGGTACCTGTGACCCCTTGACAGGGGCTTGCCGCTGTCCCCTGGGAGTCGGTGGGGCCAGCTGTGAGGACG GCTGCCCCAAGGGCTTCTATGGCAAACACTGCCACAGGAAGTGCCGCTGTGCCCACCATGGTCGCTGCCACCGCCTCTACGGGGCCTGCCTCTGTGACCCTGGTCTCTATGGCCGTTTCTGCCACCTGG CCTGCCCACCGTGGGCCTTTGGACCTGGCTGCTCAGAGGAGTGCCAGTGTGAACAGCGCTACACAAGGGCATGTGACCCCAGGGACGGCCGCTGCTCCTGCAAGGCAGGCTACCAGGGGCAGCAGTGCCAGGATG AGTGCCAGCTGGGTTTCTTTGGGCCTGGGTGCCAACACACATGCAAGTGCCCTCTGGGCGTGGCCTGTGACCCCATCAGTGGAGCATGTGGGAAGCAGTGTCCTGCTGGGCTACTGGGGAAGGACTGTGAGCTAG AGTGCCCTGGGGGAACATTTGGTGTGAACTGCTCAGGCTCCTGTTCCTGTGGTGGGGCCCCCTGTGACCCAGTCACTGGCCAGTGCCTGTGTCCACCAGGCAGGACTGGAAAGGACTGTGGGGCAG ACTGTCCCCAGGGCCACTGGGGGcttggctgccaggagctctgTCTAGCGTGTGAGCATGGAGCCACCTGTGAGCCCAAGACAGGAGCCTGCCTGTGCCCACCTGGATATGTGGGCACCCGCTGCCAGGAAG CATGCCCAACAGGCTGGTTTGGGCCTGGCTGCCAGACCAGGTGCTCATGCACCAATGACGGGCATTGCCACCCAGTGACTGGACACTGCAGCTGTGCCCCTGGGTGGACTGGCCTTAGCTGCCAGAGAG CATGTGACAGTGGGCACTGGGGACCAGACTGCAGCCACCACTGCAACTGCAGTGCCGGCCAGGGGAGCTGTGAGCCCATCAGTGGACAATGCTTGTGTGAGGCCGGCTACGAGGGCCTGCAGTGTGAGCGCC GGTGTCCCCAGGGCCGCTTCGGACCTGGTTGTGCACAGCAGTGCCAGTGTGAGAATGGGGCTGCCTGTGACCATGTGAGTGGGGTATGCACCTGTCTGGCCGGCTGGCGGGGAACCTTCTGTGAGCAAG CCTGCCCAGCTGGCTTCTTTGGACTGGACTGCCGTGGAGCCTGTGCCTGCCCCCCTGGGACTTTTTGCCACCCCAAGAATGGCACCTGCTTCTGTCCCCCTGGTCGCCAGGGCCCCCACTGTGCCCAAG CCTGTCCAAGGGGGTGGTTTGGAGAGGCCTGTGCCCAGCGCTGTGAGTGCCCACCTGCTGCTGCCTGCCACCACATCACTGGGGAGTGCCACTGTCCCCCAGGCATCACTGGAGCCAGCTGTGAGCATG cctgcccaCCAGGCACCTTTGGAAAGAACTGCAGCCAGCAGTGCCAGTGCTCTGGTCATAACCAGGCCTGCCACCCCACCTCGGGAGCCTGCACCTGTGCCCCCGGCTTCCATGGCCCCAACTGCCAGCAGC GGTGCCCACCAGGGCTATTTGGTCTGGGCTGTGAGCAGCAGTGTGAGTGTCTCAATGGAGGCTCTTGTGATGCTGCCATGGGTACCTGCCACTGCCTGCAGGGCTTCCTGGGGGCCAACTGCAGCCTTg CCTGTCCACATGGCCGCTTCGGTCCCAACTGTGTCCACGTGTGCAGGTGTGGGCAGGGGACTCCCTGTGACCCTGTGACGGGGTCCTGCATCTGCCCCCCTGGGAGGACTGGCACCCACTGTGAGCATG gatgcCCCCGAGACCGATACGGCGTGAACTGTGAGGGTGTCTGCACCTGCAAGAATGGGGGCCTGTGCCACACTGCTGATGGCAGCTGCTCTTGCAGACTGGGTTGGACGGGGCCCCACTGTGAGCAAC CCTGCCGTCCTGGGTACTTTGGGGCTGCCTGCCGCCTGCTCTGCTCCTGTCACAACAATGGTAGCTGTGACCCTGTCTCGGGTGCCTGCCGCTGTGCCCCTGGCTTCTACGGCCAGGCCTGCGAGCACT CCTGTCCCCATGGCTTCCATGGGACTGGCTGCcaggaggcctgcaggtgtcagCATGGGGCCCTCTGCCACCCCATCAGCGGCCAGTGCCTCTGCCCCGCTGGCCTGCTTGGCCAGTTCTGTGAGAGGG AGTGTGAGCCTGGCTCATTTGGAGAAGGCTGCCTTCAGCAGTGTGACTGCCAGGGGAACATGCCCTGTGACCCTGTCTCCGGCCACTGCTTCTGCCTGCCAGGGCGTTCAGGGGCCACCTGTGACCTTG GCTGCAGAGAGGGCTTCTTCGGGCCAGGCTGTGCCCTGCCCTGTGGCTGTGGGGGTGGAGCAGGCTGTGACCCTGTGAGTGGACGGTGCCACTGCTTGGACAACCACGTGGGGCCCACATGCCAGCAAG GGCCTTCAGCTCCAGCCTCCCTCGACACGGCAGAGAAGCACTAG